The Montipora capricornis isolate CH-2021 chromosome 3, ASM3666992v2, whole genome shotgun sequence genome window below encodes:
- the LOC138041609 gene encoding uncharacterized protein, with amino-acid sequence MKDLKKLVFKPSDVRDFRIICDQIDRLQKKCKDILWALMAKNLRPSVTENLDSLEFNELTNSKIDRSTKAGVLCDDMQRFLRFKTAAKIMTKSTDADKEVETLSDDLESSLFSFTSLMGKVLRQNSIPSPPPEDLNGLEDQLDEKTKVFLESFDEAAPVENTDGSEIDESKVDEVRNFVILRTLSETILFFKIDFGHLIAG; translated from the exons ATGAAGGACCTGAAGAAACTTGTCTTTAAGCCAAGTGATGTGCGCGATTTTCGAATTATTTGCGATCAGATAGATAGGTtgcaaaagaaatgtaaagacaTTCTGTGGGCACTAATG GCGAAAAATCTCCGTCCCAGTGTCACAGAAAACTTGGATTCTTTGGAATTTAACGAACTCACCAATTCTAAAATCGACAGG AGCACCAAAGCAGGAGTTCTTTGCGACGATATGCAGAGATTTTTAAGATTCAAAACAGCTgcaaaaataatgacaaagagCACTGACGCGGATAAGGAAGTTGAGACATTAAGCGATGACTTAGAATCGAGCTTATTCAGCTTCACTAGTTTAATGGGGAAAGTG CTTCGGCAAAATAGCATACCTTCGCCACCACCCGAGGACTTGAATGGCTTGGAAGATCAGTTGGATGAAAAAACTAAGGTTTTTCTG gagTCTTTTGATGAGGCTGCACCAGTGGAAAACACGGATGGTAGCGAAATCGACGAATCAAAAGTAGATGAAGTGAGAAATTTCGTTATCCTGAGGACGTTATCcgaaacaattttgttttttaaaatagatTTCGGTCATCTCATTGCTGGATAG